Proteins co-encoded in one Saccharomyces cerevisiae S288C chromosome II, complete sequence genomic window:
- the EXO5 gene encoding Exo5p (Mitochondrial 5'-3' exonuclease and sliding exonuclease; required for mitochondrial genome maintenance; distantly related to the RecB nuclease domain of bacterial RecBCD recombinases; may be regulated by the transcription factor Ace2): MLGRALINKYGFLIHPRRFVHLNDKSLDGTFILPSKKNHMYDVPTNDPSGILNASDIDRINNLPFFDNTSPTKETNTKEGALLSEKLASVKELFGEDPENPSFINYRFPRGLENPYFDIQVNQLKKKRLSVTQLCTTQNWCELRNFYDFYSQNLSNQLLNLKFQVQKGKKIHKSLEDETHPELNQYKSFTHNFLALTKLSMDIDNDMDALLDNWFNSINRLVSLFTKGDGHAREIVCHGFINLEDGKLVEHLLNSDSKTKENVIISGVIDHLTLRNRHNHQVQKGAAHLDTEYQSWGNILTNLLSNLKELKSNNEIVISDIKTRSVPKIPSIESVIESSKLQTMYYKFFFSHLSQDMTQTYHSFLINAQRRGLDVDAPINPTKILTFILTNPLFANDVKNLLYGLPINHSAFDNDAKGSNTFDMTAFNDLLDRGPTSFNVPIEQDEDSSESTKCVSLRDYGHFYTKWKTPLTLKYFAARLSQIYFIVGNLVSNDLMIEYYYHNDNFHNIIFPYDPLKLGTHAHDSAMVWFGGRDMHPIEPTQKNFNTYCKFCDYRHVCSWKNKNELKLIDLGKELKKIILESSMK; the protein is encoded by the coding sequence ATGCTGGGCCGGGCACTAATCAACAAGTATGGATTTTTAATTCATCCTAGGAGATTTGTACATTTAAACGATAAGTCCCTTGATGGAACATTTATACTACCttcgaagaaaaatcaTATGTATGATGTTCCAACTAATGATCCAAGCGGTATCCTGAATGCCTCGGATATCGATAGAATCAATaatttgccatttttcGATAACACCAGTCCGACAAAAGAGACAAATACTAAGGAAGGAGCATTGTTGAGCGAAAAATTGGCCAGCGTTAAAGAATTATTTGGAGAAGACCCTGAAAATCCTTCGTTTATCAATTACAGATTCCCCAGAGGTTTAGAGAATCCCTATTTTGACATTCAAGTAAATCagctaaagaaaaaacgaTTATCCGTCACACAATTATGCACTACGCAGAATTGGTGCGAGTTAAGGAATTTTTACGACTTTTATTCTCAAAATTTGTCTAACCAACTACTGAACTTAAAATTTCAGGTGCAGAAAGGTAAAAAGATTCATAAATCACTAGAGGACGAAACGCATCCTGAATTAAATCAGTATAAAAGCTTTACCCACAATTTCCTTGCACTGACAAAATTATCTATGGatattgataatgataTGGATGCCCTGCTAGATAACTGGTTCAACTCTATCAATAGATTGGTCTCTTTATTCACCAAAGGTGACGGTCATGCAAGAGAAATAGTTTGTCATGGCTTCATTAACTTAGAAGATGGCAAACTGGTGGAGCATTTGCTGAACAGTGATAGCAAGACAAAGGAAAATGTGATTATATCAGGTGTTATTGACCACTTAACTCTTAGAAATAGGCACAATCATCAAGTACAGAAAGGTGCAGCTCATCTTGATACGGAATATCAGAGCTGGGGTAATATCCTCACTAATTTACTATCAAATCTAAAAGAACTGAAGTCGAATAACGAGATTGTTATCTCTGATATCAAAACTAGGTCAGTACCAAAAATACCATCTATTGAGTCCGTTATAGAATCCTCTAAATTACAGACAATGTATTataagttttttttttcccacCTTAGTCAAGACATGACACAAACCTACCATAGCTTTTTAATCAATGCCCAGAGAAGAGGACTCGACGTTGATGCGCCCATAAATCCTACCAAGATTTTAACATTCATACTAACAAACCCACTCTTCGCTAATGATGTGAAGAACCTCCTGTACGGACTACCGATAAATCATTCTGCTTTCGATAACGACGCCAAAGGCTCTAATACATTTGATATGACCGCGTTCAATGATTTGCTGGATAGAGGTCCCACATCTTTTAACGTTCCGATTGAGCAAGACGAAGATAGTTCGGAGTCAACAAAATGTGTATCTTTGCGAGATTATGGACATTTTTATACGAAATGGAAGACACCTCTAACTTTGAAATACTTTGCGGCAAGGTTATCACAGATCTATTTTATTGTGGGTAATCTCGTTTCGAATGATTTAATGATAGAATATTATTACCATAACGATAATTTCCACAATATCATCTTCCCATATGATCCCTTGAAACTGGGAACCCATGCCCATGATTCTGCAATGGTTTGGTTTGGTGGCAGAGATATGCATCCAATTGAGCCTACtcaaaaaaacttcaacaCATACTGTAAGTTTTGTGACTACAGACACGTTTGTTCttggaaaaataaaaatgaattgAAACTTATTGATCTAGggaaagaattaaaaaaaattattcttGAATCAAGTATGAAGTAG
- the ARL1 gene encoding Arf family GTPase ARL1 (Soluble GTPase with a role in regulation of membrane traffic; regulates potassium influx; role in membrane organization at trans-Golgi network; required for delivery of Atg9p to the phagophore assembly site during autophagy under high temperature stress; required with Ypt6p for starvation-induced autophagy; required for the CVT pathway under non-starvation conditions; G protein of the Ras superfamily, similar to ADP-ribosylation factor) — translation MGNIFSSMFDKLWGSNKELRILILGLDGAGKTTILYRLQIGEVVTTKPTIGFNVETLSYKNLKLNVWDLGGQTSIRPYWRCYYADTAAVIFVVDSTDKDRMSTASKELHLMLQEEELQDAALLVFANKQDQPGALSASEVSKELNLVELKDRSWSIVASSAIKGEGITEGLDWLIDVIKEEQL, via the coding sequence ATGGGTAACATTTTTAGTTCAATGTTTGACAAACTATGGGGTTCAAACAAAGAATTGCGTATATTGATTTTGGGTTTGGATGGTGCAGGTAAAACTACCATCTTATATCGTTTACAAATTGGCGAAGTAGTCACTACAAAGCCAACCATTGGTTTCAATGTAGAGACGCTAAGTTATAAAAACTTAAAATTGAACGTCTGGGATCTTGGTGGTCAAACAAGTATCAGGCCCTACTGGAGGTGTTATTATGCAGACACTGCTGCAGTTATTTTCGTTGTTGATTCGACTGATAAAGATCGTATGTCTACAGCCTCTAAGGAACTTCATTTGATGTTAcaggaagaagaattgcAAGATGCAGCACTGCTGGTTTTTGCAAATAAACAAGACCAACCGGGTGCATTAAGTGCCAGTGAAGTCTCCAAAGAACTGAATCTTGTAGAATTGAAGGACAGAAGTTGGTCTATCGTAGCATCCAGTGCAATTAAAGGCGAAGGTATTACCGAAGGTTTAGATTGGTTGATTGATGTTATAAAAGAGGAACAGTTATAG
- the UBS1 gene encoding Ubs1p (Ubiquitin-conjugating enzyme suppressor that regulates Cdc34p; functions as a general positive regulator of Cdc34p activity; nuclear protein that may represent a link between nucleocytoplasmic transport and ubiquitin ligase activity), with the protein MAYSLTRKLLKDWKYFMRHPEKTQGLFHVRPHDSDLHLWHVVMYEPRTSLEVYLLLYIGGNDQDPYIIMKCLSPNCCFPINRTVSMTHLNYLLLKDLGLQDLLFHIWQPLFHIQATEDLQYSPSTVKFNRAWNRIIYKDFKSYFPELIGTLQPGDYSIVKSYSKNHNISNSNGGSVNEFMSSYNAQSHTFHAQDNSKNPYTNSSIGKSSMLSTLNNNNVNKRTHDYNAIDFMTKNLLACDDDSIHPVVSSKRSRTLACPDETNDNRGSEHYTKRKKI; encoded by the coding sequence ATGGCTTACTCTTTAACAAGGAAATTGCTGAAGGATTGGAAATATTTTATGCGCCATCCTGAGAAGACCCAAGGTCTTTTTCATGTAAGGCCACATGATTCAGACTTACATCTTTGGCACGTGGTAATGTACGAGCCCAGGACTTCTTTGGAAGTATATCTACTACTTTATATTGGCGGAAACGACCAGGATCCATATATCATCATGAAATGTCTGTCTCCAAATTGTTGCTTTCCAATTAACAGAACGGTTTCGATGACACACTTAAACtatcttttattgaaagaCTTGGGATTACAGGATTTACTTTTCCACATATGGCAACCgctttttcatattcaaGCAACGGAAGACTTACAGTATTCACCGTCAACGGTAAAATTCAACAGGGCGTGGAATAGGATTATATATAAGGACTTTAAATCTTATTTTCCGGAACTGATAGGTACTTTACAACCAGGTGATTACTCTATAGTAAAGAGCTATTCCAAAAATCATAATATCAGCAATAGTAATGGTGGCAGTGTCAATGAATTTATGTCCTCTTACAATGCTCAAAGCCACACCTTTCACGCACAAGACAACAGCAAGAACCCTTATACTAACAGCAGCATAGGAAAGTCTAGTATGTTATCTACTCtcaacaataataacgTTAACAAAAGGACACATGACTACAATGCTATCGACTTTATGACCAAAAACTTACTTGCATGTGATGATGACAGTATTCATCCGGTCGTAAGTTCTAAAAGGTCAAGAACGTTGGCATGTCCAGATGAAACGAACGATAATCGCGGTAGTGAGCATTACacaaagaggaaaaaaatctaa
- the TYR1 gene encoding prephenate dehydrogenase (NADP(+)) (Prephenate dehydrogenase involved in tyrosine biosynthesis; expression is dependent on phenylalanine levels), with protein sequence MVSEDKIEQWKATKVIGIIGLGDMGLLYANKFTDAGWGVICCDREEYYDELKEKYASAKFELVKNGHLVSRQSDYIIYSVEASNISKIVATYGPSSKVGTIVGGQTSCKLPEIEAFEKYLPKDCDIITVHSLHGPKVNTEGQPLVIINHRSQYPESFEFVNSVMACLKSKQVYLTYEEHDKITADTQAVTHAAFLSMGSAWAKIKIYPWTLGVNKWYGGLENVKVNISLRIYSNKWHVYAGLAITNPSAHQQILQYATSATELFSLMIDNKEQELTDRLLKAKQFVFGKHTGLLLLDDTILEKYSLSKSSIGNSNNCKPVPNSHLSLLAIVDSWFQLGIDPYDHMICSTPLFRIFLGVSEYLFLKPGLLEQTIDAAIHDKSFIKDDLEFVISAREWSSVVSFANFDIYKKQFQSVQKFFEPMLPEANLIGNEMIKTILSHSSDRSAAEKRNT encoded by the coding sequence ATGGTATCAGAGGATAAGATTGAGCAATGGAAAGCCACAAAAGTCATTGGTATAATTGGTCTGGGTGATATGGGCCTATTATACGCTAATAAATTTACAGATGCTGGATGGGGTGTTATATGTTGTGATAGggaagaatattatgaTGAactgaaagaaaaatatgccTCAGCTAAATTCGAACTGGTGAAAAATGGTCATTTGGTATCCAGGCAAAGCGACTATATTATCTATAGTGTTGAAGCATCCAATATTAGTAAGATCGTCGCAACGTATGGACCATCTTCTAAGGTTGGAACAATTGTTGGGGGTCAAACGAGTTGTAAGCTGCCGGAAATCGAGGCTTTCGAAAAGTATTTACCCAAGGACTGCGACATCATTACCGTGCATTCCCTTCATGGGCCTAAAGTTAATACTGAAGGCCAACCACTAGTTATTATCAATCACAGATCACAGTACCCAGAATCTTTTGAGTTCGTTAATTCTGTTATGGCATGTTTGAAAAGTAAGCAAGTTTATTTGACATATGAAGAGCATGACAAGATTACCGCTGATACACAAGCTGTGACACATGCTGCTTTCTTAAGTATGGGATCTGCGTGGGCAAAGATAAAGATTTATCCTTGGACTCTGGGTGTAAACAAATGGTACGGTGGCCTAGAAAATGTGAAAGTTAATATATCACTAAGAATCTATTCGAACAAGTGGCATGTTTACGCAGGATTAGCCATAACAAACCCAAGTGCACATCAgcaaattcttcaatatgCAACCAGTGCAACAGAACTATTTAGTTTAATGATAGATAACAAAGAACAAGAACTTACTGATAGACTATTAAAAGCTAAGCAATTTGTATTTGGAAAGCATACTGGTCTCTTACTATTGGATGACACGATTTTAGAGAAATATTCGCTATCAAAAAGCAGCATTGGTAACAGCAACAATTGCAAGCCAGTGCCGAATTCACATTTATCATTGTTGGCGATTGTTGATTCGTGGTTTCAACTTGGTATTGATCCATATGATCATATGATTTGTTCGACGCCATTATTCAGAATATTCCTGGGTGTGTCcgaatatctttttttaaaaccTGGCTTATTAGAACAGACAATTGATGCAGCTATCCATGATAAATCATTCATAAAAGATGATTTAGAATTTGTTATTTCGGCTAGAGAATGGAGCTCGGTTGTTTCTTTTGCCAATTTTgatatatacaaaaagCAATTTCAGAGTGTTCAAAAGTTCTTTGAGCCAATGCTTCCAGAGGCTAATCTCATTGGCAACGAGATGATAAAAACCATTCTGAGTCATTCTAGTGACCGTTCGGCCgctgaaaaaagaaatacatAA
- the POP7 gene encoding ribonuclease P/MRP protein subunit POP7 (Subunit of RNase MRP, nuclear RNase P and telomerase; forms a soluble heterodimer with Pop6p that binds P3 domain of RNase MRP and RNase P RNAs; RNase MRP cleaves pre-rRNA, nuclear RNase P cleaves tRNA precursors to generate mature 5' ends and facilitates turnover of nuclear RNAs, while telomerase replenishes telomeric DNA) — protein MALKKNTHNKSTKRVTKHPSLKTLTHKQIHTTIFVKSTTPYVSALKRINKFLDSVHKQGSSYVAVLGMGKAVEKTLALGCHFQDQKNKKIEVYTKTIEVLDEVITEGQADIDMESDVEDDDKETQLKKRAVSGVELRIYV, from the coding sequence ATGGCActcaaaaagaatacacACAACAAATCTACCAAACGAGTAACGAAACACCcatctttgaaaactcTAACGCATAAGCAAATACACACAACAATTTTCGTTAAGTCTACAACACCATACGTTAGTGCactgaaaagaataaataagtTTCTCGATAGCGTTCATAAGCAAGGATCATCCTATGTTGCGGTTTTGGGTATGGGTAAAGCTGTAGAAAAGACACTGGCATTAGGTTGTCATTTTCAAGATcagaagaacaagaaaatagaGGTTTACACTAAAACTATAGAAGTTCTTGATGAAGTAATAACTGAAGGCCAAGCTGATATCGACATGGAAAGTGAtgttgaagatgacgatAAAGAAACCCAACTAAAGAAAAGGGCTGTAAGCGGTGTAGAATTGCGTATTTATGTTTAA
- the PEX32 gene encoding Pex32p (Peroxisomal integral membrane protein; involved in negative regulation of peroxisome size; partially functionally redundant with Pex31p; genetic interactions suggest action at a step downstream of steps mediated by Pex28p and Pex29p) has translation MDTNSKTKVQTENKKIKAKFIHNHGQKPSLIQITPPMISSTLFHAYPLLLIFDNALANIMWLSDDKCLTFIYLTSIWLTISFFIPVETEASHFLPFTKILRLWLGIISGAFLFLSFMYYIVSLIASLRDTEPPTLDEIVVLLESVLDKLEVLRNELNVWKKLKLSFDGVNKECSGKRLFCRLFLFGTIFQIIIMRYISPGTYTRFFIITGLIYNTSSFQATLRLLWRFTAVRNFYYLGIESFKISSFLPKHLKMEQIIPLSQGRAITVPLVEVLPKLLRDKKGDDHIHILQLLLNEQKDNFGNEDLKILEIEVYENQRRWYQNKNWSTKLLPYERQNYCIEIKNTDGTLTMRSCLPPDGLGEEELPNNWHWINDNWDGTDWIYSDSAWKEIGQYSSLESFTRSRKWKRRLFHL, from the coding sequence ATGGACACAAATTCTAAAACCAAAGTACAaactgaaaataaaaaaattaaggCGAAATTTATACATAATCATGGGCAAAAGCCCTCTCTTATCCAAATTACACCTCCAATGATTTCCAGCACTCTGTTTCACGCATATCCACTACTACTAATATTCGACAATGCCTTAGCGAATATAATGTGGCTGTCCGACGATAAATGTTTAACATTCATTTATCTAACGAGCATATGGCTGACCATAAGTTTTTTTATCCCCGTTGAAACAGAGGCTAGCCATTTTCTGCCATTTACAAAGATTTTGAGACTATGGTTAGGCATTATAAGCGGGGCATTTCTATTCTTATCATTCATGTATTATATTGTTTCATTGATAGCTTCGTTAAGAGACACGGAACCTCCTACATTGGATGAAATTGTCGTGCTACTAGAGTCTGTGTTGGATAAACTGGAAGTACTGAGAAACGAGCTGAAtgtttggaaaaaattaaagcTTTCATTTGATGGCGTCAATAAGGAGTGTTCTGGCAAGAGGTTGTTTTGCAGATTATTCTTATTCGGtacaatttttcaaattattatcATGAGATACATATCACCGGGAACTTATActagattttttattattaccGGCTTGATATACAATACGAGTAGTTTTCAAGCTACCTTAAGGCTACTTTGGAGGTTTACTGCTGTTAGGAATTTCTATTATTTGGGGATTGAaagttttaaaatttcGAGTTTCTTACCAAAACACTTAAAGATGGAACAAATTATTCCTTTATCTCAAGGACGTGCAATCACGGTGCCACTGGTAGAGGTATTGCCTAAACTACTTCGGGACAAGAAGGGTGATGACCACATTCATATTCTACAGCTTCTACTTAATGAGCAAAAAGATAACTTTGGTAATGAAGACCTTAAAATACTAGAAATTGAAGTATACGAAAATCAAAGAAGGTGgtatcaaaataaaaattggAGTACAAAATTACTGCCGTACGAAAGACAAAACTACTGCatagaaattaaaaacacTGATGGAACTTTAACCATGAGGAGTTGTTTGCCCCCAGATGGACttggtgaagaagaattaccCAATAATTGGCATTGGATCAATGATAATTGGGACGGAACTGATTGGATATATTCAGATTCAGCATGGAAAGAAATTGGACAATACAGTTCTTTGGAAAGTTTTACCAGGtcaagaaaatggaaacgACGCCTCTTCCATTTGTAA
- the SSE2 gene encoding adenyl-nucleotide exchange factor SSE2 (Member of Hsp110 subclass of the heat shock protein 70 (HSP70) family; serves as nucleotide exchange factor to load ATP onto the SSA class of cytosolic Hsp70s; may be involved in protein folding; localized to the cytoplasm; SSE2 has a paralog, SSE1, that arose from the whole genome duplication): MSTPFGLDLGNNNSVLAVARNRGIDVVVNEVSNRSTPSLVGFGPRNRYLGESGKTKQTSNVKNTVENLKRIIGLKFKDPEFDIENKFFTSKLVQLKNGKVGVEVEFGGKTHVFSATQLTAMFIDKVKHTVQEETKSSITDVCLAVPVWYSEEQRYNIADAARIAGLNPVRIVNDVTAAAVSYGVFKNDLPGPEEKPRIIGLVDIGHSTYTCSIMAFRKGEMKVLGTAYDKHFGGRDFDRAITEHFADQFKDKYKIDIRKNPKAYNRILIAAEKLKKVLSANTTAPFSVESVMDDIDVSSQLSREELEELVEPLLKRVTYPITNALAQAKLTVNDIDFVEIIGGTTRIPVLKKSISDVFGKPLSSTLNQDEAVAKGAAFICAIHSPTLRVRPFKFEDIDPYSVSYTWDKQVDDEDRLEVFPANSSYPSTKLITLHRTGDFSMKAVYTHPSKLPKGTSTTIAKWSFTGVKVPKDQDFIPVKVKLRCDPSGLHIIENAYTTEDITVQEPVPLPEDAPEDAEPQFKEVTKTIKKDVLGMTAKTFALNPVELNDLIEKENELRNQDKLVAETEDRKNALEEYIYTLRAKLDDEYSDFASDAEKEKLKNMLATTENWLYGDGDDSTKAKYIAKYEELASLGNIIRGRYLAKEEEKRQALRANQETSKMNDIAEKLAEQRRARAASDDSDDNNDENMDLD, translated from the coding sequence ATGAGCACTCCATTTGGCTTAGATTTAGGTAACAATAACTCAGTACTAGCAGTTGCCAGAAATAGGGGTATTGATGTCGTTGTCAATGAAGTTTCTAATAGGTCTACACCATCCTTGGTCGGCTTTGGCCCCAGAAATAGGTACTTAGGTGAATCTGGTAAAACTAAGCAAACATCGAATGTTAAAAACACTGTGgaaaacttgaaaagaatCATTGGACTAAAGTTCAAAGACCCTGAATTTGATATCGAGAATAAGTTCTTCACTTCGAAATTGGTACAGctaaaaaatggtaaagtTGGTGTGGAAGTGGAGTTCGGCGGTAAAACACACGTATTTTCAGCTACTCAACTGACTGCTATGTTCATTGATAAGGTGAAGCACACCGTTCAAGAGGAAACGAAGTCATCAATTACCGATGTCTGCCTCGCAGTTCCTGTATGGTATTCGGAAGAACAACGTTATAACATAGCCGATGCTGCCAGAATTGCAGGATTAAATCCTGTAAGGATTGTCAACGATGTGACTGCAGCCGCCGTTTCGTACGGCGTCTTCAAGAATGATCTGCCAGGTCCTGAAGAAAAGCCAAGAATCATTGGCTTAGTGGACATTGGGCATTCTACCTACACCTGTTCTATTATGGCTTTCCGCAAAGGCGAAATGAAAGTATTAGGTACTGCTTATGACAAGCACTTTGGTGGTAGAGATTTCGATCGCGCAATCACAGAACATTTTGCTGATCAGTTTAAGGACAAGTACAAGATTGACATTAGGAAAAATCCGAAAGCTTATAACAGAATTTTAATCGCtgctgaaaaattaaaaaaagtgcTTTCTGCGAACACTACTGCCCCCTTCTCCGTTGAATCTGTTATGGATGATATCGACGTTTCCTCTCAATTGAGCCGTGAAGAGCTGGAAGAATTAGTAGAGCCCTTGTTGAAGCGTGTGACGTATCCAATCACCAATGCATTGGCTCAAGCTAAATTAACTGTCAATGATATTGACTTCGTAGAAATAATTGGTGGTACAACCCGTATCCCAGTTTTAAAGAAGTCAATTTCTGATGTTTTTGGAAAACCTTTGTCATCTACTTTAAATCAAGACGAAGCTGTGGCCAAGGGGGCCGCTTTCATATGTGCCATTCACTCTCCAACTTTAAGGGTCAGGCCGtttaaatttgaagatattgatCCGTATTCAGTGTCATACACTTGGGATAAGCAGGTCGATGACGAAGACCGTTTGGAAGTATTCCCTGCTAATTCATCATATCCATCAACTAAACTAATTACTTTACATCGTACTGGAGATTTCAGCATGAAAGCGGTGTACACTCATCCTTCGAAACTGCCAAAAGGTACTTCCACCACTATTGCAAAATGGAGCTTCACTGGGGTCAAGGTTCCTAAAGATCAAGATTTTATTCCTGTAAAGGTCAAGTTAAGATGCGATCCTTCCGGCTTGCATATTATCGAGAACGCTTACACAACGGAAGATATTACGGTTCAAGAGCCAGTGCCTTTACCGGAAGACGCACCAGAAGATGCCGAGCCCCAGTTTAAAGAAGTTACTAAAACAATTAAGAAAGATGTGCTAGGTATGACTGCAAAAACATTCGCGCTAAACCCGGTTGAGTTGAACGATctaattgaaaaagagaatgaaTTAAGAAACCAGGATAAGTTAGTTGCCGAAACCGAGGATCGCAAAAATGCCCTTGAAGAGTATATTTATACCCTTCGTGCCAAACTCGATGATGAATACTCCGATTTTGCGTCTGACgcagaaaaagaaaagctaaAAAACATGTTAGCCACTACTGAAAATTGGTTATATGGTGATGGTGACGATTCTACCAAGGCAAAATACATTGCTAAATATGAGGAGCTGGCATCGTTGGGGAATATTATTAGAGGTAGATATTTAGCaaaggaggaagaaaaaagacaagCACTCAGAGCGAATCAAGAAACTTCTAAAATGAATGATATTGCTGAAAAATTGGCTGAGCAAAGAAGGGCACGCGCTGCAAGTGATGATAGCGATGACAACAATGATGAAAACATGGACCTTGATTAA